The Paenibacillus sp. FSL R7-0345 DNA segment GGTAAAAATCGCGACCAGAATAATTACGGCAATATAAATCAGACTGCCCATGGGATCTCACATCCCCTTATTTATTGGTCGGACGGTTCGGATCGTCCCCGTCGTTCACTTTACCGAGTGAACCGCGCATCTGCGTGTCAGCCTCGATATTTTTAAGATTCATGTAGTCCATGACACCAAGCTGCCCGGACCGTAATGCCTCAGCCATAGCCAGCGGTACCTGGGATTCGGATTCGACTACGAGTGCCTTCATTTCGACCACCTTCGCCTTCATCTCCTGCTCATGGGCAACCGCCATCGCTCTGCGCTCCTCGGCTTTCGCCTGGGCAATGCGTTTGTCGGCTTCAGCCTGCTCTGTCTGCAGGTATGCACCGATATTTTTGCCGACATCCACATCCGCAATATCGATCGAGAGAATTTCAAAGGCCGTACCGGAATCCAGACCTTTGGACAGCACGGTTCTGGAGATAGAATCCGGATTTTCCAGAACGTCTTTATGCGAATTACTCGAACCTACAGTAGTAACAATACCCTCGCCGACACGGGCAATAATCGTTTCTTCACCCGCACCGCCGACCAGGCGGTCAATATTGGCACGGACCGTTACACGCGCTTTTACCTTCACTTCAATCCCGTTCCGGGCAACCGCAGCAACAATCGGCGTTTCAATGACACGCGGGTTAACGCTCATCTGCACTGCCAGCAGCACGTCACGACCGGCAAGGTCAATGGCTGCGGCACGCGTAAATTCAAGCGGAATGTCGGCCCGCTGCGCCGCAATCAGTGCATTAACAACCCGGTCAACGTTACCGCCGGCAAGATAATGGCTTTCCAGCTGGTTGATGTTAAGGCCCAGTCCGGCTTTTGTAGCCTTGATCAGCGGATTAACAATCCGGCTTGGCGTTACCCGGCGCAGTCTCATTGCCACCAGCGTAATAATGCTGATCCGCACACCGGATGCCAAAGCGGAAATCCACAGCATAACCGGGAAGAAGCTGAAGAACACACTCAATACAATGATCACGACAACCGCAATCAGCAAAATAGGAATCAATGACGCTTCACCCATACCTGTTCCCAACCTCCGTTACTTTTTTTTGTGAAAATTCAATCAAATCCATTCGGAAACCAGCTACTCTGCTGCTTCCTTTACCACCACACGGCCGCCTTCCACCTTCACCACGGCGATAGGCCGGTCAGGATTAATAAAGCTGCCTTCCGTAACCACATCCACCCGTTCTCCGTCAATCATCGCCGTTCCCGCCGGACGAAGCGGAGTAATACTCATTCCCGCTGCACCAACGAGGCTCAGCTTTTCCAGAGCAGGGACAAAGCCCGCTTCTTTGGTCAGGCTCTCCTGGAGAATGAACCGGTTCCAGATGCCGCGCTCTTTAAAAATAACCACAACAACCGCAATGACAACCACCGCTGCGGCAAAAGCAATCCCGAGATTAAGCAGGGCATGGGTGTAGCTGAAGGCTGCCCGTACAACGCCTGCAATCAGACAGGCCGAACCAAGCAGCCCCAGTATTCCAAAGCTTGGCACAAAGAGCTCCAGCACCAGCATGACCAGCCCAAGAATGAACAGCAGCCACGTCTCTGCCCCGGCGAAGCCGGCTACATAATTGCCGAAGAAATACAAGGCAAAGGCAATCGTTCCAATAATCCCCGGAGCACCGAAGCCTGGTACAAGCAGTTCAATGACAATCCCGGCAATCCCGATAAACAGCAGAATCGTCATGACAACCGGATTAGTGAGAAAATGCGACATTTTCTCAGCTCCAGTCTGCTTTACGTGAAAGATGTCGTCAGTAGAGTAACCCAGCCAGGAAATTCCTTCCTCCGGTGTAGCCGCCAAATGCTCGGCATATCCCGCTTTCAGCGCCTGGTCACTGGTCAGGGCAATAATCTGTCCTGCAGCCTTGTTCACGCCAAGCTCAGGCTTGTTCACGACCAGGTTTACATCCATCATACCTGCCGCAATGTCAGGATCACGGCCGTTCAGCAGAGCTGCCCCCACCATCTTGGATTTCCAGTATGAATTGATTTTGGCGTCATCAACATGATTTCCCTTCACATCCACAAGAGATGCTGCGCCGATCATGCTTCCGGGCTTCATAATAATGGTATCTGCGTTCAGCGCTATGTAACTGCCTGCTGACGCAGCATCGCCCTTGATAAAAGCAGTGACCGGGATACTGCTGTCTCTGACCAGCGTTCCGATCTGCTCAGCCGAATTCACCAGCCCTCCCGGTGTATCAATCTCCAGCACAATTAGCACCGCTCCATAATTGGCCGCCTCGGCGAAGCCGCGCTCCAAAAAGCTCTGCAGTCCGCGTTCAATCTCCTGATCAACCGGAATGATAAACACCGGACCGCTTTTGACTTCACCGTTTGTCCGGGCCGTTGACCCTGAGGATGCCGTTGCGCCGGCCAGAACCGGTATGCAGAGCATCAACAGCAGGATAACGGAAGTAAAGGAAACAAGCATTTTCCGGAATCTGCTCAAGTTATAACCTCCCTTCTTCATGATAACCCATTTCATACTCCCTAGTACGCCTTTATCCGGCAATTCGTTTCAAAACATTACCCCCGCTGGCATCTTCCTTCTCAGTGAAAAGGGGACAAACAGTAAGCAGAAGCTTAACATTTGTCCCCTGATAACGAAAAACACCCCTTATAAAAAGGGGTGTCAGCGCTATATTATTGCAGAAATTGCAGAACCGCCTGGTTCACAAGTTTACCATCGGCGCGACCTTTGACCTTAGGCATCAGTGCGCTCATGACCTTACCCATATCACTTTTCGAAGAAGCACCGGTTTCCTGGATGGTCTGCTGTACAATTACTTTAATTTCTTCTTCGGAAAGCTGCGCAGGAAGATACTTAATGATAATCTCGATTTCTGCCTTAGTATTCGCGGCAAGCTCTTCACGACCCGCTGATTCAAATTCTTGGAGGGCATCTTTGCGCTGTTTGATTTCACGACTAAGGATATCAAGCACTTCGTTGTCGTCTAATGTTCTCTTTAATTCTATTTCAGAATAATTTATCGTAGAACGAACCATTCGAATGGTGGAGAGTGTGAACTTGTCCTTACTCTTCATCGCTTGCTTCATATCTTCGTTCAATCGTTCGCTAAGATTCATGACTCGGTAATCCTCCTAAAACTTTCTCTTACGAGCAGCCTCAGACTTCTTCTTGCGCTTAACGCTTGGCTTCTCATAATGCTTGCGTTTCTTCACCTCAGCCAAGACACCATCTTTAGCGATGGAACGTTTAAAGCGACGAAGTGCAGCATCAATTGTCTCGTTTTTACGAACTTTCGTTTCAGACACCAGTTTTCCCTCCCTCCGACCAGACCGTCCAAGAGCATAACACGGTTCATCAAATTTCATTATAGGTCATACTGAAATATGGTGTCAACCTTCGTGTTATTCTTTTTTCTGGCAGGCACTCTGAATTTGGATAATACGCTAAGCGTGTGAATCTGAAATGCCCACGAGAGCACCCAGCTTGGCGCCGCCGATCAGATGATAATGCAGGTGTGGAACGGCTTGTCCGCTGTCCGGCCCGCAGTTGTTGATCAGCCGGTATCCTGTTTCGGCAACCCCAAGCTCTACGGCGATCTGCTGGGCCACCGCGTGAATCTCGGCGATCAGCGGCAGATCTTCAGCCGTCACATCGTTCATCGAGGCGATGAACTTTTTGGGAATAATCAGCACGTGCACCGGTGCCGCAGGCTGGATATCATGGAACGCCAGAATCCGCTCATTTTCAAACACCTTTTTTGAAGGAATCGTACCCTCAATAATTTTGCTAAAAACGGTTTCCATACCACACTTCCTCCTGAACATTTTGTGGAGCGAAAGTACTGAACTGATGTTGTAAAGCGTAAATGCTGGTGCTGACCTGATTTGTGAAGCATCACTGTTTAGGTGCTCTTCACAGCAGTGCTTGCTGCCTGGACAGGTGCTTGATTCCCAAGAATCTCCTGCCTGCCCTATCGACCGCCCGGCCTTCCCGCCATTGGTTTTTTATGTGTCTAATCATACAGGATTTTTGCGCAATACGAAAGTCGGAACGGAGAATGCATATGTTGGAGTGAACGCTGGCATAGGGTGCAGGACGGGGGATGCGTGATGGGGATATTCAGTACAACTGATTGTATATGACGCAGGGTGTGAGCTGGATATGAGGCAGCATACGGTGCGTGACAGGGATGCTGGGCATATCTGACTGTATGGCAGGGGCTGTAAGCCGGGAATAGGGCATGTGCTACTGGTGATTAATGGTATGGATATCAGCAGGTGCAGAAGGAAAAGCGGGGTTCTGATGTTCCGCCGGTGTACACATCCGGGCCCGCATAATAAATTATCGTATCTGTATTATAGTACAGTACAACGGTTAGGCACCATGAAACTGTATCAGTAACAGCTGAAGCGGTTCAGTGAATGGGTTCGTGTTAATACAGCCATTCCCACAGGACCATTGTGCCTATACTCTCTTTGCGGAGATACCCGTCAACATTTCATACCATTTTCACCACTATTAACGATCCTTTAGAAAAACGGAGTTATACAGTCTATTTGCCCTGCCTGCTACCAGCCATTTAACCCGTTTTTGTTGTATCAAATACAGCTATTTTGAGCACACACTGATTTTAGATGGCTTTAGCTGCTCAAAATGCAATTATCTCAGTATGGTCAATGACCAGAGCAATCCTCAACCCGGGTTCATAAAACCAGATACATAAAAATAAACAAAAAAAAGAAACACCCTATCAGCTGAAAGGCTGACTCGGCGGCGAACGTATGAAAAGGAGTGCATCCCGGTCATACGTCCGCCGAGGTGTTTCTAAAAGATGTCGGCTTAGCTGTATTATAACAGGGGCATGATGGTGTCTCTGTGACTGACATCACATCAAGCCCCAAGTTTCACATTTTTTCCAAAAGAATGTGCGATCCCCCGCCGCCCTGCTCGGCAGGAACGACAATCAGCTTGCGCGGCAGCCTGGCCCGGAGCTCGGGAACATGGCTGATAATACCGACGGACAGCTGGTCATTGTGCAGCTTTTCCAATGAAGTGATTACGGTATCCAGCAATTCTGTATCCAGAGTACCGAACCCTTCATCAAGGAAAAAGAACTGCAGCGGATACTGGCCGCGCAGCTGGATCTGTGCTGACAGGGCGAGCGCCAGAGACAAGGAGGTCAGGAACGTTTCACCGCCGGACAAGGTAGAAACGGGGCGGCGGACGCCGCCGTTGCCGTCATCGCGGATCACAAAGCCGCCGCCGGAGTCGACCTCAAGCGCATAACGCTGCTTGGACAGAAACCGCAGCCGCTGCGACGCGGCCTGGCAGACCTGCATCAGCTGCTCTT contains these protein-coding regions:
- the floA gene encoding flotillin-like protein FloA (flotillin-like protein involved in membrane lipid rafts); translation: MGEASLIPILLIAVVVIIVLSVFFSFFPVMLWISALASGVRISIITLVAMRLRRVTPSRIVNPLIKATKAGLGLNINQLESHYLAGGNVDRVVNALIAAQRADIPLEFTRAAAIDLAGRDVLLAVQMSVNPRVIETPIVAAVARNGIEVKVKARVTVRANIDRLVGGAGEETIIARVGEGIVTTVGSSNSHKDVLENPDSISRTVLSKGLDSGTAFEILSIDIADVDVGKNIGAYLQTEQAEADKRIAQAKAEERRAMAVAHEQEMKAKVVEMKALVVESESQVPLAMAEALRSGQLGVMDYMNLKNIEADTQMRGSLGKVNDGDDPNRPTNK
- a CDS encoding nodulation protein NfeD, with protein sequence MKKGGYNLSRFRKMLVSFTSVILLLMLCIPVLAGATASSGSTARTNGEVKSGPVFIIPVDQEIERGLQSFLERGFAEAANYGAVLIVLEIDTPGGLVNSAEQIGTLVRDSSIPVTAFIKGDAASAGSYIALNADTIIMKPGSMIGAASLVDVKGNHVDDAKINSYWKSKMVGAALLNGRDPDIAAGMMDVNLVVNKPELGVNKAAGQIIALTSDQALKAGYAEHLAATPEEGISWLGYSTDDIFHVKQTGAEKMSHFLTNPVVMTILLFIGIAGIVIELLVPGFGAPGIIGTIAFALYFFGNYVAGFAGAETWLLFILGLVMLVLELFVPSFGILGLLGSACLIAGVVRAAFSYTHALLNLGIAFAAAVVVIAVVVVIFKERGIWNRFILQESLTKEAGFVPALEKLSLVGAAGMSITPLRPAGTAMIDGERVDVVTEGSFINPDRPIAVVKVEGGRVVVKEAAE
- a CDS encoding GatB/YqeY domain-containing protein; this encodes MNLSERLNEDMKQAMKSKDKFTLSTIRMVRSTINYSEIELKRTLDDNEVLDILSREIKQRKDALQEFESAGREELAANTKAEIEIIIKYLPAQLSEEEIKVIVQQTIQETGASSKSDMGKVMSALMPKVKGRADGKLVNQAVLQFLQ
- the rpsU gene encoding 30S ribosomal protein S21, which codes for MSETKVRKNETIDAALRRFKRSIAKDGVLAEVKKRKHYEKPSVKRKKKSEAARKRKF
- a CDS encoding histidine triad nucleotide-binding protein encodes the protein METVFSKIIEGTIPSKKVFENERILAFHDIQPAAPVHVLIIPKKFIASMNDVTAEDLPLIAEIHAVAQQIAVELGVAETGYRLINNCGPDSGQAVPHLHYHLIGGAKLGALVGISDSHA